The genome window AAACAGGGGAGCAAAACTATGGGATTTGGTTCCGGGGTGACTGGTCATCAGCCTTCACTTTAGTCGATCTGGCGGAAGGACAAAACGGACAGTGGGGAACTGGATTTGCCTGGGATGAGGTTGAATTTACTTTTAATTCAAAAGAAATGCTGAATGGCTTAAATTGGCTACTAGATATGCAAAATTATGCTCCTAAGGGCATTGTGAGTAACCAAGGCAATGAAAAATGGTTAACAAAAGAAAATAATATTGCGATTATGCTAAACCAGGGACCTGGCGATACGGTAAAATCAGCCTATGCCCAAGGACTTGGGGATCGAATTGCCATTTCGCAAGAGTTCAAGAATGATGATGGGCAAGGCGGATTATTTGCAGGAAGTCCAATCACTATTGCCAAAGACAGCAAGAACAAAGAATTAGCTTGGGAGTGGCTTAAATTTGCCACAAGTGATTTTGTTCAAAAATATGTCTATGAAGAACTTGGTTTAGTACCATCTGTGAAATCAGCAACAGAATGGGATAGTGTGAAAGATCAACCTTTGATGCTCCCTGTGTTTGAAGCAATGTCTACTCCAATGACACCAAGATATCCTTGGGGCTCTTCACAGCCACGCTATATTCTAACATCTGAAATTGAAGCCGCTTTAACAGGAAAAAGAAGTGCAGAAGATGCGCTGGAAAAAGCGCAAAAGGAAAGTACGGAGTGGGTTAAGAACCGCTAGAAGATAGACGCTAATTTGCAGGAATGAGGCAGATGGGATACTAGAAACTAAAAAAAAGAAAAAAAGTGTATCCAGTCTGCCTGTTTTTTATAAAAGGAGGAGCATGTCTAATGTTAAAAATAGCTGTGATTGGTCTCGGCGATATATCAAGTATTCACCTCTCTGCTATTCAAGCAAACCCAACAGCTGAGTTAGTAGCAGTAAGTGATATCGATGAAACACGAAGGGAGAGTGTGCAGGGGGTAAATTTTTATACAGATTACCAAGAAATGCTGGAGAAGGAAACGTTAGATTGTGTACACATTTGTTTACCACATTATCTTCATTATCCAGTGACAAAAGCTTGTGTGGATAAAGGTGTTCATGTCTTGCAAGAAAAGCCACTGGCTTTACACACAGAAGAAGGTCTTGAACTACTAAAACTAGAAGAGGACAACAAACAAGTGAAAATCGCTATTTGTTTTCAAAATCGCTTGAATGAAACGGTTGAAAGACTACGGCAGATTATCGCAGAAAATAAGTATGGAAAAATTGTAGGGATCAAAGGGATCGTCACTTGGGCAAGGTCAAAATCC of Niallia circulans contains these proteins:
- a CDS encoding extracellular solute-binding protein; its protein translation is MKKRLFSKTAAFALALMMVISAVLAGCSSKSGGSSGSDKDGEWAGQQITVMMIGDFAMEDKTDPITGDSVKGVKVLKEEFEKQHPGATVKFVLMPWEGYTEKTQAMITSGEADVYQMPGVADFAPQGVLEPLQPWIDKDPEFDLDIFIDNQVEGWKALGPDSKELDIFGLPFLGDARFISYDKQLFDEWGVEYLSEYPTMEEVAEKAKQMTGKNPKTGEQNYGIWFRGDWSSAFTLVDLAEGQNGQWGTGFAWDEVEFTFNSKEMLNGLNWLLDMQNYAPKGIVSNQGNEKWLTKENNIAIMLNQGPGDTVKSAYAQGLGDRIAISQEFKNDDGQGGLFAGSPITIAKDSKNKELAWEWLKFATSDFVQKYVYEELGLVPSVKSATEWDSVKDQPLMLPVFEAMSTPMTPRYPWGSSQPRYILTSEIEAALTGKRSAEDALEKAQKESTEWVKNR